GCCGCCACGATGGCGATCTCGTCGCCTTGCCAGCGGATCTCGTCGCCCTCTTTTTTCATCACCTTGACGGCATGGACTCGCCGCACTTTTTCGGCCGAACTGGTGTCGATCGACTTGATCTTGCAGTGGGCGTGCGGGCAGCCAAGAATCTTGGCGAACAGCATCCCCTTGAGGTTGATGTCGTAGGTGTATTTGGCGGCGCCGGTGGCCTTTTCCAGGCCGTCGATGCGGTCGTGCTCTTTGCCGATGACCGACGCTTCACCGTATTTGGGCCAATTGTAGGCAATCATTTCTTGCCTCCTTTCACCACGTCGATGGCGGCTTGAATCACGTTGGCGTAAGTGCCGCAACGGCAGATGTTGCCGTTGAGGCCCTGGCGAATCTGGGCTTCGGTGGCCTTGGGGTTTTTATCCAGGAATGCCCGCACGGCCACGACGAAGCCCGGCGTGCAAAAACCGCACTGCATGGCGTCGTGCTTGACGAAGGCCAGCGGCACGGCATCGGGCCTGCTGCCGCCGAGACTCTCGACGGTTTGAATCTTCTTGCCCACGCACTGCATGACTAGCGTGGTGTTGGCACTGATCGTTTTGCCGTCCATGATCACGGTGCAGGCGCCGCTGGTCTCGTCGATGCTGACGGGCTTGGCGCCGGTCAGATCGAGTTGATAGCGGAGCGCGTCGAGCAGCGTGGTGCGGGTTTCGACCTCGACTTCGCGGCTCTGGCCGTTGACGGTGAGCTTGATCTTGCTCGTGCCTTGCCCGCCGGTGACTTTTGGCTTTTTCGCTTGAGCGGCCTCGACGGCGCCGGGGCCGGTGGCCAGGGCGGTCGCGGCGGCGGCGGCACCGGAGCCGCGCAGAAAGGCCCGGCGGCTGAAGCCGGAGTCCGGCCGCTCGGCGTGAATGGAATCCTTCATCGAAGCACCTCCAGGGGAGACATGGACATCGACGCCTCTACGGTGGCCGATTGTAACCGCTGCCGCGGAGGAAGCAAGCACCTGGCCGTCGTCCGTGGTCCGTTGTCCGGGGCAGGCGGGCGGTATTTCCACCAAACACCTCGCCGGCTCTCAGGGTCGCACTCCAAGCTCAGCCGCGTAGCGGCGACGGAGGGCCAGCGGCGGTGCCGAGTGGCTCGAAGTGGACGTCGCACTCCAAGCTCAGCCGCGTAGCGGCGACGGAGTTTAGCCGTGGGTGCGAACCCACGGTGACATTCAGCGATCGTCCCCACAGCCGCGTAGCGGCGACGGAGTGTCGTGTGGGTTCTCCGCCGCCGCTACGCGGCTTTGGGCGTGTTTTCCCACGTTTCCCGTGGGTTGGCACCCACGGCTAAACTCCTCTGCCCCTCCGGGGCACCTATAGCGCAACATCAAAACTGGCGCTTTGGGTCAGTGTGCGGGCGTGACCAGGGTGGCCTGAACGCCGGCGGGGGTGGCCTCGAAGAGGAATTCGCAGCCGCTCGCAAGCTCGCTGGCCCCACCTTACGTCTGCGGCCACAAATCAGGGCGCAGTTCACCGTCGAGTTGCCGCTGGCTCTCGGCGGTGGTAGCCTGTCACATAGTCGGCCCACTCGGCGCCGAGTGGGTCTGGTCTGGCGACACTTCTTAAACCGGTTCAGAACAGGAGAAGAATCATGTGGAGTTTCAACGTACAGCCATTGCGCACGCGCGCGACGATGCTTTCGGGAATTCTTGTGGTGACGCTGGCAGTCGTCCATGCGGACTTCCGCGACTGCCGGGCCGAATCGGCGAGGCCGTCCAAGAGTGCGCTCGAAGCCAAAATCGTGGCCGCACTCGATGAACCGACCGAGGTCGACTTTGCCGAGCAGCCGCTGAGCGACGTGATCGAGTACATCAAGCAGCGGCATAAGATCGAAGTCCAGTTTGACGAGAAAGCGTTGGCCGATGCCGGCTGCGCCACAGACACACCGATCACGCGATCCATCAAGGGCGTCTCGCTGGAGTCGGCGCTGGATCTTGTTCTTAGCGAGATCGATCTGACGTGGATCATTCACGACGAGGTGCTGTTCATCACCAGCAAGGCGCAGGCCGACGAGATCATTGAAACGCGGGTCTATCCGGTGCGCGATCTGGTGACGCCGCCGGGCAAAGGTTTCACCGACGACAGCGACTTTGATGCGTTGGTCGAAGTGCTCACGGAGGCTGCGGCCAGCAAGGAGTCCACGCCCGATCCGCGGTCGATCCACGTCTTTCGGCCGGCCGGAGTGCTGGTGATCACGCGGCCGGTCGTCGTTCACCGCCGGATCGAAAAGCTACTCAAAGAGCTGCGCCGCGCGATGGCGGATGGCGGCGCCTGACGGCTTGCCGAAGGTTACCTGGAAATGCCCTACTGCTCTGTCAGTCGTCGTTGATGGATGGCGGTGGCTGGGGCAGATCCCTACTTCGCCGGCTTTCCGTCCTTGCCCGGCTGTTCGTCGAGCTTGAGCGAGGCGGAGTTGACGCAGTAGCGCAAGCCGGTCGGCTGCGGACCGTCGCCGAACACGTGGCCCAAATGAGCTTCGCACCGCGCACAAGTCACTTCGACGCGCGGCGTTCCGTCGCTGTAGTCGGGCGCCGCCCGCAACGCCTTCTCGCGCAGCGGCGCGTAAAAGCTCGGCCAGCCGGTGCCTGAATCGAACTTGGTCTGGCTGGCAAACAGTTTCGACCCACAGCAGACGCAACGGTAGACGCCCTCCTTCTTGGTATGCACGTACTTGCCGCTGAAGGGCGGCTCCGTCTCTCTCTGACGAGTGACGCGATACTGCTTTCCGGTCAATAGCCGCTTCCATTCGCGGTCGGTCTTGCGAACGGGTTTTTCCTCGTCGTCGGCCGCGTCGCGCTCGTTGTCCGCCTCGCTCTCGGCCGCCGCTTGCTTTTCGCGCGGAGGCGGTCGCTTGCCCGATTTGGGGGCCGCCAAGAGGGCCGCGGCAAAGACAAGACCGACCGCCGCGGCAAACATCGCCGCCAAGAAAGCCGTTGTCTTTGAACGTCGGAGCACAGGAGCACCTCCGTAGCATCGCAATTGTGTGGATTATGCGAGCATACCATGTCGCTTTGCGCAACGGCAACCATCTGGTTCCTGACGCGATCTTCGCTATACTGCACGCGGCCCAGAATGAGACATTTTTCCGCGAGCAAAAGCGGTGGCTGGGGCAGAAGCTGGCCGAGTTCGACTTGGGAATCATGAACACGCCCTGCCGGCCAGCGATGCCACGGTGGGTGGCGCTACCGGGGCATCGGCTAGCCGCGGCGCTTTTGGGCATTCCCAACCGCAACTTGGCCAGCCTCTGCCCCGGCCACCATCAGTTGTCGGCCAAATGTCTCATTTCTGCCCGCGTGAAGTATAAGATACGATATTCCCATTTTCGATGACCCTTTTCTCAGGAGTGCCGCATACGATGATCGACCAGCAGGTCAAGCCTTGGTCGGTGACGGACGCCGCCGATCTTTACGACGTTGGCCGCTGGGGAGCGGGGTATTTCTCGGTCAACCCATCGGGCAATCTTTGCGTGCATCCCACCAAAGACCCGGCCCGCTCGATCGACCTCAAGCAGTTGGTCGACGACTTGCAGCTCCGCGGCATCGACCTGCCGATACTGATCCGTTTCGCCGAGATTCTCCAGCACCGCCTGGGCGAAATCCACGAAGCTTTTCAGCAGGCCATCCGCGATCACCATTTCAACGGAAAATACTGCTGCGTCTATCCGATCAAGGTCAACCAGCAACGGCAGGTGGTGGAGGAAGTGCTCCAGTTCGGGCGTCCCTTCAACTTCGGCCTGGAGGCCGGCTCGAAGCCCGAACTGCTGGCGGTCGTGGCCCTGGCTTCCAACGACACGCCGATCATCTGCAACGGCTTCAAAGACCCTGAGTTCATCGAGATGGCGATGCTGGCCCACAAGATCGGCCGGCGGATCATCCCGGTGGTCGAGAAGTACACCGAGTTGGGGCTGATTCTCGAATTTGCCCGCAAGGTGGGCGTGCGTCCCATGATCGGCATGCGCGTCAAGCTGGCCACCAAATCGAGCGGGCGTTGGCAATCGTCGGGCGGTTACCGCTCGAAGTTCGGCCTGACCGTCAGCGAGCTGCTGCGCGCCACCGACGAGCTGAAGCAGCACGGCATGCAAGACTGCTTCAAGCTGCTGCACTTTCACCTGGGGAGCCAGATTCCCAACATCCGGCACATCAAGCAGGCGTTGAATGAAGCGGTGCGGGTCTACGTCGAGTTGGCCGGGCGCGGCGCGGGGCTGGAATACCTCGACGTAGGCGGCGGCCTGGGCGTCGACTACGACGGTTCGCAGACCAATTTCGAGTCCAGCGCCAACTATTCGTTGCAAGAGTACGCCAACGACGTCGTTTATCACATTCAAAGCGTATGCGACGATGCCGGCGTGCCGCACCCCACCATCGTCTCCGAAAGCGGCCGGGCGGTGGTGGCCTATCACAGCGCGCTGGTGTTCAACGTGCTGGGCGTCTCCGGGCTGGGCGAGTGGGAAGTGCCCAGCGAGTTGCCGCCCGACATCGAGCAGCCGATCACCGACCTGGTGAGCACGTATCAAAACGTGATCCCGCGGAACTTGCTGGAAAGCTACCACGACGCCCAGCAGGCGCTCGACATGGCGATGGGCCTGTTCAACGGCGGTTATTTGCCGCTCGACCAGCGGAGCCTGGCCGAAAACCTGTTCTGGGCCATCTGCCGCAAGATGCAGCGGCTGGTGCGGCAACTCGACTATGTGCCCGAAGACCTGCAAGGCCTCGACGCCCTGTTGAGCGACACCTACTTTTGCAACTTTTCGCTGTTTCAGTCGATGCCCGATAGCTGGGCCATCCGCCAGCTTTTTCCGGTGATGCCGATCCACCGGCTGAACGTGCAGCCGACGCACCACGCGGTGCTGGGCGACATCACGTGCGACAGCGACGGCAAGATCGACCTGTTCATCGACCGCCGCGACGTGAAGCGCACGTTGCCGCTGCACTCGTTCAACGGCGAGCCGTATTACCTGGGGGCGTTTCTGCTGGGCGCCTATCAGGAGATCCTGGGCGACATGCACAATCTATTCGGCGATACCAACGCCGTTCACGTCAGCCTCGACGCCAACGGCAGCGTGGTGCTGGAGACGGTGATCAAAGGCGACACGGTGCGCGAGGTGCTCGATTATGTGGAGTTCGAACCCGACGCCTTGGTGCGAAAGTTGCGGACCGACGTCGAGATGGCGGTTCGCGAGACGCGCCTCGACTTTCAGGAGGCGGGCCGCCTGCTGCGGTTCTACGAAGAGGGCTTGCAGGGGTATACCTATCTGGAAGACGTCCGCAACGGGCTGTGATCATGGGCGGCCTTTACTTCGTCGTCCGTCGCGCGGCGGTAGGCGACGTGCTGATCGTCGAGCAAACGTAGGGCGTCGAGGGGCACCTGGTACACCTCGCCGGGCAAGCTGCTGATGTGCGCCCGCGTTGTCAGATCATAGAAGCCGCGGAAGCGATCTTCTTGCGTCGAAAAACGAATAAAGATAGTCTGCATGGTGTAAATGCCTCCACGTACAAGGATAGCAACCGTCTGGCGGGCCGCCAAGTCGAGTACGAACTGAGCGATTCGCCGCCTTACAGCACCTCACCACCGCGGCCCTGCTGAATCAACGGCACGTAGCTCTCCAAAAACTTGTTTGTTTCGCGGTCGGTCAGATCGACCGTCGCTTTTCGCTCCGACGACAAATAGGCCGCCATCGTCAGGCGGACGATCTCCACGCCGTAATTCCAGTCCAACAGCGCCGAGCGGCCCGCGCGAAAGGCCGCCGCGGCGTCTTCATTCTCGTCGGTGTAGCCGTAAAGATCGGCCTCGTTCGGCTGCACGGTCAGCAGCCCGCGGCTCGATTGCGATTTTTCCAGCGCCCCCTCGCTGTCGGCCACGCCGGCCGCCGCCACGTCGCCAATGAACACGTCGAGCGACGACCGGAGCGTGCTCATGTCGAAGCCGTAGCCGGGGCCAAGACCTTCCAGCGATAGCCGCATCCCCTGCTTGTCGAACATCCAAGAAACCGAGAACTGGCTCCGCACGTGTTGGCCCGTATCGGGATTGCGGTAGGTCACGATGCCGGTGGCATAGTCTTCCGCGGGCGTCTTGCCGTAATCGACGCCGAAACGGTCGAGCATCTCCTTGCGCCAGCGCGGCTGGCCCCATTTCAACAGCGCCAGATCGGCCGACACCGACTGCGGCTCGAGGAACCGCACCGGCTTGTCGGGCGGAGTGAGCGCATACCAGCCGACGCCCAAGCAATGGCAGCCCATGTCGCTCATCACGCCGCCGCCCTGCTCGACGGGATCCCAAAACCAGCCGTTGTGCGGTCCCGCATGCTCTTCGCCGGAACGGACCAACAGCGGCGGTCCCATCGCCGCCATCACCGGGCGAAGCTGCTCGCGCGCCGCGCGGACGGAGTTCATGAAAATCTGGTTCTCGAAGTAGGCGGTCGGGAGCTTCACTTCGTCGATCATCTCCACCAGCCGCCGCGCCTCGGCCAGGTTTCGCCCCAGCGGCTTCTCGCAAATCACGCCCTTCAACGCGGCGCCGGCCTTGACCGCCTCGACGACCTCCTCGACCGTCGCCAGCCGCGTGAAATTCGGATTGAAAATGGCGATCACGTCGACGTGCGGGGCCATCTCCTTGATGCTGCGGAAAATGCGGCCTTCGCCCATGCCCTGTTCGCGAACATAAGCCGCGGCCGTTTCGGGCGGCCGCCGCGAAACCAGTCCGGCCACCTCGATCCCCCGCACTTGCTTGATCGCGCGGAGCTGAAACCGCGTGATGAAGCCGCCACCGACAATGCCGTAACGAAGCGTTTGCATGACATCTTCCTTCCATATAAAAGCGTCACGGAGGATGGCCTTCCCAGGCCGTCACCGAGCACATGGCCTTCCTTGGCCGTCACGACAATCGGTGACGGGCTTGGAAGCCCATCCTCCTCACGTCAAATCGCGATATTCGCGAAACTGAAAAACGATCGCCGCCAACAGCAGCGAGCCGACGGCGATCCCGGCCAGCGTCCAGCCGGCCGCATCGACCGAAATCGGCTCGAACCACCCCGGCCGCTGCAAACCGTCGGTCGCCCCGACCGCATACATCAACGACCGGCCATAATAGTTTACCGCCACGCGCTTGACGATGCCCGGCATGTTGCCCAGCAGAAACTCGAAGAACAAGGCGTAGATCAAGGCCACAATCGTCGAGTGCGGCAGCGACACGGCAAACAAGTGAAACAGCCCCAAATAGGCCAATGTGCTGTAGGTGACGGCCGGCAGAAAGAGTTGATAGGCCAGTTCGCCCGCGGGTCCGGCCAGAGCGCAATAGAGTCTGAAGCAGAGTACCACTAGGCCGAGTGCCAACGGCAGCGCGGCGGCCACCTTGGCCGAAAGCACCAGCCACCGCGGTATCGGGCGGATGAGCAGAAACAGCAGCGTGCGGTCTTCGCGGTCGGCGCCCACGCTCGACGTGCCGTAGGCCAACGCGCAGATGGGCACCAGGAAGGCCACAAACACGATAATCACAAACTCGCTGAAAAGTTGAAACGCCCGGTCGTAGTCGCCGATCAAGTCATATCGCCGCCGCAGCAAAAACAGCGTGCCGCCGGCCATCGGCAGCAGCACCATCAGCGTGCTGGTCGACCACAGCAGCCGGCGGAACGACAGCCAGAACAGCGTGACCCAGGCCCGCAGCAAGCTCATGAGGCCCCCCGCTCCAGGTAATCGAACACGGCGTCGGCGCCGGAATCGAGCGTCTGCATTCGCCGCACTTCGAAGTTATGTTCGACGACCAGCTTACCCACGTCGGCAAAGAACCGGGCAGGCTGGCCCGTCTTGACGGTCAGTGTGTCGTCGCGCACTTCGACGCTGCGCACATAGCTTGCGGCCGCCAGCAGCGAGGCGAAGTTGCGGGGCCGGTCGCTGACGATCTCGATCACCAGCGGCTGATCGGCCAGCAGATTGCGGACTTCGGTCAACGTGCCCGACGCGATCAGGCGGCCGCGCGAGATCATGACGATCGTATCGGCGAGCTGCTCGACATCGACCAGGATGTGCGTGGAGACCAGAATGGTCTTGCCGCGTTCGGCCAGGCGCAGCAGCAGGTCGTTGATCTCGCGGCGGCCGCCGGGGTCGATGCCGTTGAGCGGTTCGTCGAGCAGCAGCAGCTCGGGATCGTGGACCAGCGCCTGGGCCAGCTTGATTCGCTGCCGCATCCCGTGGCTGCACCCGGCCATCCGCCGTCCGGCACGTTCGGTCATGCCGACCTCTTCCAAGGCCAACTCGGTGCGGTCACGGGCTTCGCTTCGACGATAACCGTAAAGCCGGGCCATCGTATCGACGAACTCGCGGCCGGTCATTTCTTCATAGAAGCGGTCGAGGTCGGGGCTGTATCCGAAGAATCGTTTGGCGGCGGTCGACCAGGCGTCATGTTCGCCCACGCGAACGGTTCCCTGGCTGGGGCGAAGCTGCCCGCTGGCCAGCTTGATGAGCGTCGATTTGCCCGCCCCGTTGGCGCCCAGCAGTCCGGTGATGCCCGGCCC
The Pirellulales bacterium genome window above contains:
- a CDS encoding (2Fe-2S)-binding protein — translated: MKDSIHAERPDSGFSRRAFLRGSGAAAAATALATGPGAVEAAQAKKPKVTGGQGTSKIKLTVNGQSREVEVETRTTLLDALRYQLDLTGAKPVSIDETSGACTVIMDGKTISANTTLVMQCVGKKIQTVESLGGSRPDAVPLAFVKHDAMQCGFCTPGFVVAVRAFLDKNPKATEAQIRQGLNGNICRCGTYANVIQAAIDVVKGGKK
- the msrB gene encoding peptide-methionine (R)-S-oxide reductase MsrB; this translates as MLRRSKTTAFLAAMFAAAVGLVFAAALLAAPKSGKRPPPREKQAAAESEADNERDAADDEEKPVRKTDREWKRLLTGKQYRVTRQRETEPPFSGKYVHTKKEGVYRCVCCGSKLFASQTKFDSGTGWPSFYAPLREKALRAAPDYSDGTPRVEVTCARCEAHLGHVFGDGPQPTGLRYCVNSASLKLDEQPGKDGKPAK
- the speA gene encoding biosynthetic arginine decarboxylase; translation: MTLFSGVPHTMIDQQVKPWSVTDAADLYDVGRWGAGYFSVNPSGNLCVHPTKDPARSIDLKQLVDDLQLRGIDLPILIRFAEILQHRLGEIHEAFQQAIRDHHFNGKYCCVYPIKVNQQRQVVEEVLQFGRPFNFGLEAGSKPELLAVVALASNDTPIICNGFKDPEFIEMAMLAHKIGRRIIPVVEKYTELGLILEFARKVGVRPMIGMRVKLATKSSGRWQSSGGYRSKFGLTVSELLRATDELKQHGMQDCFKLLHFHLGSQIPNIRHIKQALNEAVRVYVELAGRGAGLEYLDVGGGLGVDYDGSQTNFESSANYSLQEYANDVVYHIQSVCDDAGVPHPTIVSESGRAVVAYHSALVFNVLGVSGLGEWEVPSELPPDIEQPITDLVSTYQNVIPRNLLESYHDAQQALDMAMGLFNGGYLPLDQRSLAENLFWAICRKMQRLVRQLDYVPEDLQGLDALLSDTYFCNFSLFQSMPDSWAIRQLFPVMPIHRLNVQPTHHAVLGDITCDSDGKIDLFIDRRDVKRTLPLHSFNGEPYYLGAFLLGAYQEILGDMHNLFGDTNAVHVSLDANGSVVLETVIKGDTVREVLDYVEFEPDALVRKLRTDVEMAVRETRLDFQEAGRLLRFYEEGLQGYTYLEDVRNGL
- a CDS encoding Gfo/Idh/MocA family oxidoreductase, with the translated sequence MQTLRYGIVGGGFITRFQLRAIKQVRGIEVAGLVSRRPPETAAAYVREQGMGEGRIFRSIKEMAPHVDVIAIFNPNFTRLATVEEVVEAVKAGAALKGVICEKPLGRNLAEARRLVEMIDEVKLPTAYFENQIFMNSVRAAREQLRPVMAAMGPPLLVRSGEEHAGPHNGWFWDPVEQGGGVMSDMGCHCLGVGWYALTPPDKPVRFLEPQSVSADLALLKWGQPRWRKEMLDRFGVDYGKTPAEDYATGIVTYRNPDTGQHVRSQFSVSWMFDKQGMRLSLEGLGPGYGFDMSTLRSSLDVFIGDVAAAGVADSEGALEKSQSSRGLLTVQPNEADLYGYTDENEDAAAAFRAGRSALLDWNYGVEIVRLTMAAYLSSERKATVDLTDRETNKFLESYVPLIQQGRGGEVL
- a CDS encoding ABC transporter permease subunit is translated as MSLLRAWVTLFWLSFRRLLWSTSTLMVLLPMAGGTLFLLRRRYDLIGDYDRAFQLFSEFVIIVFVAFLVPICALAYGTSSVGADREDRTLLFLLIRPIPRWLVLSAKVAAALPLALGLVVLCFRLYCALAGPAGELAYQLFLPAVTYSTLAYLGLFHLFAVSLPHSTIVALIYALFFEFLLGNMPGIVKRVAVNYYGRSLMYAVGATDGLQRPGWFEPISVDAAGWTLAGIAVGSLLLAAIVFQFREYRDLT
- a CDS encoding ABC transporter ATP-binding protein, producing MHLTFDQVTKFYGPVIGVNDVSCRIGPGITGLLGANGAGKSTLIKLASGQLRPSQGTVRVGEHDAWSTAAKRFFGYSPDLDRFYEEMTGREFVDTMARLYGYRRSEARDRTELALEEVGMTERAGRRMAGCSHGMRQRIKLAQALVHDPELLLLDEPLNGIDPGGRREINDLLLRLAERGKTILVSTHILVDVEQLADTIVMISRGRLIASGTLTEVRNLLADQPLVIEIVSDRPRNFASLLAAASYVRSVEVRDDTLTVKTGQPARFFADVGKLVVEHNFEVRRMQTLDSGADAVFDYLERGAS